The DNA region ACGGTCGAACGGCTGACGAAAGAAGTTGCGCAGCTGAAAGAGCAGCGTGACGCCTCCGTGGCGAAGACCGAGGCTCTGGAGCAAAAGCTTGAGGATTCCACCAAGCTTGCCGAGCAGAACAAACAGCTCGAAACCAAGCTCGCTGCCGCCGAGCAGGAGATCGCGACCGCGACCAAATCTCGCGAGGAGCGGGAGAAGATCGAGAAGGGACTGCGCGCGGAAGTCGAGACCGTCAACCGTTCGCTCGCCACTATGCGGGACCAGCTTGCGGCGGGTGGCAAGCGCATGGTGGAACTGGAAAAGCAGCTTTCCGAGACATCAGCGGCTACCGCTGCAACGACCGGCGCGATGGCGGAGGAGAACGCGCTTTTGAAATCGCTCGTGTCGCGGCAACTCGCCGAACAGGCCAGGCGCCAGCAAGCTCGCAAGCTGGTCGAGGAGGAGATGGAGAAGCTTCAGGTTCGGTCGACGACGCTTGAGGAGAAACTCAATGCGATGGCCGAGGCGGAAACCGCTCTCAGCCCGCGCGAGCGGAAGCTGTTCGAGAATCCGGTCACGGGAGTTCCTGGCGGCGCCGATTTCTCGCTCGTTGTCGAGAAGAAGGCTCCGACTTCGGATCTTCCCGAGGATCTCAGTGCGCGCGCGAAAGAGGCCAATGACCTTGCCCAGCAGGGCCGGCTCGGCGAGAGTCGCGACATCTACGAAGAGCTCGTGGCCAAGGCTCCGCAAAGCTACTTCGCGGCTGTGAACCTCGGCATCACCGAGCGTCTGCTTGGTGATTACCCCAAGGCCGTCACTGCGTTTAAAAGAGCGCTGGACCTGAAAGCCGATGACTCGTTCGCGCTCACGAATCTTGGCGGTGCCCAGTTCCGCCAGGGCGCAATAGCGGATTCCATCGACACTCTCCGCAAGGCTGTCGCGGCGGACTCGCAGAGCTATCTCGCTCATTACCTGCTTGCGATGGCGTTGAACCAAAACGGCGACGCCGAGGCAGCACGCAAGGAAGTGGGCGTCGCGTTGGACCTGAAGCCAGATTACCTCCCTGCCGTCCAACTCAGTGGAGAGATTGGCGCGCAGCCTTCAGTCAAGGAGCGGCCTCCCTTGGGCAGCGGTGTGCCCTCCCGATAGGCCTGCCACCGGTCGCTTGGGTTCGAGCGGGTTAAGAGGCTGGCTTCAATCGCTGGTTCGAGGGGATTGACTTGGGATTTTTGGAAATGTGGACACGTTCTCGCCGGCCTCGATGAGGGGAACTCAATTTTTCTGCTCATCGAAAACGATCGTCATTTTTACATGCGGGATCCGTAGATGCCGATAAATACTTGGTCTACGAGAGGGTTGAGTTCATGGGGAGATGGCAAGTTGAAAAATCTTTTCAAAAATCTGATGAAAAACCATTGACCCGCTGGCGCGCTCTGATATCAATGTCCTTCCCACGACGGACCGGGTTGACCGGTAACGAGTGAGGCGAAGTTCTCTCGAGCGGATGCACCGCCTCGATGCTTGAAACTCAATGAGAGGGACAACTGTCCCCAAATGAGACGAGTGTCGAGTGTAAAGACTCCGATTACGAAGAAAGTTTTTTGAAAATCTGAATCTGGTATTTTCGCAATCGCGAAAATTCAGAACGCAACAACAAATTGCGCTTCCGAGCGCCGAACTTTCCAAAGAAAGTTTGAAATAAATGTTGACGACTCGAAAAGCTCTGCTAGTTTGCTTCTCCCGCAACGAACCGGTTCGCCGGTTGCGGAAACAAACTCGAGTGAGTGAACCGTCTCGAAGTTGTTGATGAAAAACGGCATATGCCCGAATTCATTGCTCTTCGAAGAAAAGGCCTCAACTACGAAGTCGTTCATTTAAAGTTTGGTCTGACCTTTCGCATTCGCGAAAATTCAGAACGCAATTTGTAACAAGTAACTAGATAGAAACAGCAAATTCAGCAAAAACTGAATTGTGCGTTCTTTCGTTGATTTTGAGTAATTTTAAATCATTTGACGACCCATTCCCGACTCGGTCTCACCGAGTTGGAACAATTGGATAGTCGGAATTTCCGAAGGGTTAAGCCCGGAGGACCAAATTCTTTACGGAGAGTTTGATTCTGGCTCAGAACGAACGCTGGCGGCGTGGATAAGACATGCAAGTCGAACGAGACTTTGGGGGCTTGCTCCTGAAGTTTAGTGGCGCACGGGTGCGTAACACGTGAGTAATCTGC from Chthoniobacterales bacterium includes:
- a CDS encoding tetratricopeptide repeat protein — encoded protein: MHAAEDPGAVFVQVFQTFKTGEKLESSGKTEDALQKYRFCVSALEQIQKQSPDYEPIVIAFRLKKSREAIARLQSSAQGTPMAMSSAPVPTPAFSRPAPVAPRPPMFSTSYRLPVPGEAPPPSPVVPSVSPRSSGGDFTDQIVQNGVVNALKDQLRRLQLQLNQEKLANENLGQRLLESTAREQMALTEVDRTKVQNVELKGQLEQANRSLDDAQHNGEATKAAMDKRIAGLEAELEAARADVEVANESNDELFTKLERAASFIDVSEKIRTSLLEQRKELSESRRVKPSDLEKLEWERTAEQEKNRSLVEKLADLEKTASQSKNLAEKVAAAEKQVLEVAKDRDARKETVERLTKEVAQLKEQRDASVAKTEALEQKLEDSTKLAEQNKQLETKLAAAEQEIATATKSREEREKIEKGLRAEVETVNRSLATMRDQLAAGGKRMVELEKQLSETSAATAATTGAMAEENALLKSLVSRQLAEQARRQQARKLVEEEMEKLQVRSTTLEEKLNAMAEAETALSPRERKLFENPVTGVPGGADFSLVVEKKAPTSDLPEDLSARAKEANDLAQQGRLGESRDIYEELVAKAPQSYFAAVNLGITERLLGDYPKAVTAFKRALDLKADDSFALTNLGGAQFRQGAIADSIDTLRKAVAADSQSYLAHYLLAMALNQNGDAEAARKEVGVALDLKPDYLPAVQLSGEIGAQPSVKERPPLGSGVPSR